The sequence ACCCCATGTCGAGCATCCGGTCGGCTTCGTCCACCACCATGACCTTGACGTCGTTCAGGATCAGCTTGCCGCGTTCGAAATGGTCCAGAAGGCGACCGGGCGTGGCGATCAGCACATCGACACCCTTGTCGATCGCGGCATCCTGTTCCTTGAAGGAGACGCCGCCGATCAGCAGGGCCTTGGTCAGCTTCGCGTGCTGGGCGTAGGTGTCGAAGTTCTCCGCCACCTGGGCGGCCAGTTCCCGCGTCGGGCACAGCACGAGGCTGCGCGGCATCCGTGCGCGTGCGCGGCCGCGGGCCAGCATGGTGATCATCGGCAGCGTGAAACTGGCGGTCTTGCCGGTACCCGTCTGGGCGATACCCAGAACGTCGCGTCCTTCGAGCGCAGGGGGGATCGCGCCGGCCTGGATCGGTGTGGGGGTTTCGTAGCCCGCTTCGGCAATCGCCTTGAGGACCTTGGGATTCAGGTTCAGGTCAGAAAATTTTGTCATGTATGTCCGTGTTTCGCGGACACTTGTTGGCCCGCAGCAGCAGTCATGCAGGCCCCCGTGGCCCAAGGCGGCACTGCCGCTGCATGTTGTGCTCCCATAGCAACATAATGGGGCGCGGTCAAACAGATGCGGCCCTAGTCAGACCAACCGGGGAAATGCGTTGCCAAATGGGTGCTTAACTTTAGATCGGTCCGGTGCAGCAGATCGTGCGCGGCCAGCCGCGCGCGGTGGTCCGGCGTATCGGCGCAGACCTCGTCGTAGAAGGCCCGCAGCCCCGCTTCGCCGTCCTCCGCTTCGAGGATCGCGAAGAATTCGTTCAGTGTCAGGCCGCCGCGCGCCCGTGGCTTGGCGGGGCCAAGATCGGCGCGGTAGGATCCCTTTTCCAGCCTGAACCTGTATGCGGCCTGCCAATCCTCCCAAGATCTGGCGTGGGCATGGGCCAGGCGCAGGCCGTCAAGTTCCTGCGTGTCGTCGATCATGTCCGGTCCGCGAAAGGCATTGTGGATCCGGATCGTGATGCCCTCCATTCCGGTCCTGACAAAGACTTTCCCGGCGAGGTGGCTCAGGAAGCCGCCCTTCACGTATTCTCCGAAGGTCGGGTAGACCGCGTTCACGATGCGCTCCCGGTCAGGCCCGTTGGGGATGAACCGTTTGAAGGCCGTGCCATCGCCTCCCAGCATCTCCATCGGACGCGCGCGGGCGGTTTGGACGTGGGAAGGCAGCAGGGCGAGGTGATCGGCCACCGGCCGGTCGCTGACGAGGAATTCGTCGACATCGATATGCGCCAGCCAATCCACGTCCTGCGCCCGCGCATAGGCCTGCGTGGCGT is a genomic window of Sulfitobacter alexandrii containing:
- a CDS encoding glycosyltransferase family 2 protein, which gives rise to MSPRWGLVATIKAEAEEILRFAAYHIEAGAHRLFIYLDEPCPAAQRALQDHPKCRVTLCDAAHWKPLIGKRPVKHQSRQTLNATQAYARAQDVDWLAHIDVDEFLVSDRPVADHLALLPSHVQTARARPMEMLGGDGTAFKRFIPNGPDRERIVNAVYPTFGEYVKGGFLSHLAGKVFVRTGMEGITIRIHNAFRGPDMIDDTQELDGLRLAHAHARSWEDWQAAYRFRLEKGSYRADLGPAKPRARGGLTLNEFFAILEAEDGEAGLRAFYDEVCADTPDHRARLAAHDLLHRTDLKLSTHLATHFPGWSD